TGGTAGTATCGTTATTACTGATCTATTAATTAAgtagaaatttctggaaccgttaatGATATTCACACTGTCTacactaccactataccaacactgtctgaggcgcgttttgataactaagttatcgtatTTAGCAACAGAAGGTAAACTTCACAtagttttctgttttttatttttcttttaaaatttttttttcaaatgcagTAAAAACTTACCTCTATGTCTCACATATActctaatttttttgatttaaaatatttatgtttttacttcatttttaatcaaaaactcTCACGTAAAAATATcgcctttttttaaaaaagtcgCTACGGTTTTTGTTCGTTACTACTTTATGAAAgtgtaaaaaatatacattgCTGTGATAAgtgaaaatacaagaaaaatcgGTATAAGCCCGAatccaaaaaatgttttaatcatCATGTACAGTTTTTGGttatttattgcaattttatACTTCAACTATTTATGTTTATCAATGTTAATTGGAATCTCATGTTTCTCGAGTAATTAATGTGTAAAATTTGGTTCGCACACTGTTCCTAACAACGAAGAGGACACCGCTAGCGGCGAATGACGAACTCGTACTACAACAGAAACCAATAAGTTTTACCAGCGAAGAGCTCGAAACAGCCCTAAGAGACATAAAAAACGGCAAGGCACCAGGACCTGATGGCCTTGAATTATTTGAACGAACTTGAATTAAAGAAGTTCATTCAGTTAATTGCCCCGGACTAGGTAGTTCCAAGAGTCAAAGTTTGACGTTAAATCCAAATTAAGTTCGTCGTTTTAAAAAGCCTATGTCCAAAACTAGAAccctaattaaattaaaaagaataaagtACAAAATGTAATCTGTGAAAGATTTCACCAATTTATAGactaccaaaaaaaataatttataacttaatttttcaacatttcccgaatgcaataaaaaaaggTAGTCTATAACTTCGAGCCTAGCCTAGTTCATAAAACAGTAATTAGAACTATTTctgcttttacaaaaaaagatcTTAcctgaatttttgaaatcggcgGAAGGCTCCTTTAGGCCGGCTAAATCCcgcttttcaaaaatctttggAGAAATTAATCTTCACGCTAGCACGGTCGCTGACCAAAAGAATAAGGTAACTACCTCTCCAATTGTCACATTCTCAATCTAAAATATCACGACTTCcgcaaaaataaaatttggagtcaaatttaaaaatttataatcaaatccgtaatgaaaaatttcacacCGGTTGACAgtcaaaaggaaaatataaatgaagTTAGCAGTAGACTTCTTTAGCAGCAATAGGTCAATTTCAAAAACACCAACTAACTAATCACTCATTAAAACAACCTTTCAACGGACTGaacaaccaaaaatcaatatccgcaaaatttacaaaatactgCACGAATAACTTAACTCTTGAACAGTTAACTAGATGTTGCTCGAACCTTCTAAGGGGAAGCAACTTGGCTCTTACAAGCAACATAATTCTGCAACCAGCTTTACCACGTCTGGCAAATTTAGAATAATGCTTGCGTCCTGTAGACCAagacttaacctcaaaagaaaataaaccaagcattcaatttgtttatataaaaataggacaaaaggacaaattaaactgtgctaaataacttaaattccaGGAACCCAGTATATCACCAACAAGTACATACAAAACTACGAATGaggtatgaaatataatatgtaaatatttctactcaaagataaataataacttataaagaaaattattaacaaaaagaaGTAGGTAGGTTTATATCGTATAATGTTAATAACAAAAGTAAGGCAAGCTGTTTGCAGTGAAAACGTTACAATGCCCCCCTCCGAGGAAAAAATGGAATTGCTTGTAAGACTATTTTTCTAAAGATCAACGCCTTGACAAAATCAAAGCTTTTGCCTGTTTGAATTCGCGTATCACTCGCCTATAAAATAGGACTCATCATTGGGAAAAGGTCATAATCGAGATAAAGTCACAATTAGTAGGGTCCAATCAAATAGCAAAagaggaacaaaaaaattaaagaaggtATCGTATATAATGTACACTTGTAATGTGAAGAAAACATTATACGTAATATAAACTATCAACTAACTACACAAACTAGAAGGCAAAATCGAGAGAAGTACAAGATAGATGTTGCTATCTAAGATCCAAGCAACACTAAAAAACTATTCAGAAGAAGAACCATCTGAATCACTCGACTCATCGGCCGAAACACCATCATAATAAAGCTTGAGATATTTTATGTGCCACTTTCCTGCTTTAGTTCCGTCAACATTAGTCAATTCATAAGCAACCttggaatatttctttttaacaaTAGACAAAATATACTTTGGAGCTATTTTTGCTATAAACTTATTAGCAGCATCAGGAAGAACCTTATTAGTACGCCAAACTCTGCAGGTACTAATGGAGATGAGTACCAGCTGTCAATGCGGTGGTCAATATCTTGATGAAAGCAATGCATGTTGCTGTAGTAGCAGCTATAGTGGCTACACGAAATATAAAGGAAGAAAAGATCAGACATGGCATTATAGGGAAGACTCTATCTAAAGCAGTATATCCAGTTTAAGAAGAGCTGGGAACTTAATGGCTTTGAAGTATATGCTAGGTATGGACATGGTGGGGTACCTAGTAACATTGCCCCTGATAAACTTATAACACTGTTTGAGGACCTCCACAGAATATCACCATCTCAGGCCATGACATTGAGCACGAAGACTATGATGCCGACAACTATCACCCAACTCCACACTGCACACGCCAACCTACAATTCCCTGGTCAGAGGATTAGGAAGCCAGATATAGACTCTGATGATGAGAACAGTATTGTAGATTACTAAAGCTCATCACAACCAGTGCTCCAACAGTTGACCCGCCATAtccataattaaaaattagatagCTTTATCAAAGTCGAATAAAAGAACCGAAGctgacaaaaataatattctaaaataccctgtataaatgCTAACACTTGACGGTCCAAAgagaaaaatccaaaatgtaATAGAccttaatttgaaaaaaagaggATTTCAACACCATATACTGGAATTTGAATTAATACGCAATTAATTCAAGTTAAATTTCCACATGcttgaaatcacaaaaaaaactgtatattgtAGTGCTTTGTCCACAAAAAATTGACACTAAATCATAGGGTACATAGagagtataaaaaaaatattgattatttacaatataattgTAACTAAAGCTAGCTCCATTTGTTCAGTCGTTAGCATGAAAAACTCTGTTTCCCTTTGAGTTCTGGATTTGACAatggtcaatttttttttataaattaactgCATTTGATTTATACATTTGGATTAGAcgtattataatgaaatttcccAAATCTGGATATTATTGTTGTaccaattttaattgaattattttaatttgaagagtTACATATTTTACCAATGACTTGACTATATAATTCTaaactaataataatgaattgaatttttacattgaaatgatGTACAGTGCGTAATGGTTCAATCCCATTCAAAATTTTAAGGTACTTTAAGAGAGCGTAAGAAAGCTCCTTCTCGTATTTACAGATTCCCGTCAATCACCCTCTTGTAACTTTCTCCTATGTCATGAAAACCATCAAGATTTAcaaaatcacatatttttaatgtaaatataagtatttttgatTTACCGTATATTTTAATAGTTCATCTATACAATCCGATAATTTGTCCATATTCTAAATATTCCTTTGAtacacaatttattatttcaactaatCCATGGTCTATGATCCTTGTGAATTTTAACACCAGCTGAAACTTTATTTTAACAACctaaattctaaatttaacATAGCcctcttatttatatttttttacggtaaacttaatttattgtgaattaactcctttttaattattttctttaaaattgaaaGTATGAAAATGCCTTATCCTATAACCATTCTGACAGCTGATTAATGATAGAGAAAGAGGAATTTGTGTTTTAGATTATATTAACTCACATttgaaatgtatatatatatatatatatatatatatatatatatatatatatatacatatatatatatatatatatacatatatatatatatatatatatatatatatatatatatatatatatatatatatgtatatattgttatggtatgaatatatccaaaataaattattaaataataataaaatataaataaagcaataagttcagttctgttattcggttacctagagcagtttatcacaataaaataaataacattctttatattaagttttggccaacactatattctaaattattatttaattttgacaaatcctgtataatcaaagaatttaatccataaattgacagataaaaacaggagcaccaacttcaaaaatttgtgtgacataccaacataaattttaaggttataaatgataaaatataaaaattttgacaactgcaatgataaaattaataacataggaatgaaataaatacaacaaagaaattatagaataatattatttgaataaagtcacaataatttaaaaatttagaaatgacaatttagtaactaacttttaaaataaatatcattggttaaaaaaaaagaaaaaaaaaagaatgaagaagagaatcaacaacgagaaattttttgcaagagaaaaaagtaaaataattttaattgaaatttaaaaaaattaaaatcttgataaaaaaggcataaaatattcaaaggattgataatttataattgtataagtgtagtaataagaaattagaaacacttaaggtactgttctattaagtttaagtatttcttttagtatataatatttgagttcacatttccatataatttagttttatgagtgtaattatgagtatgaatgaatgaatgaatgcttgtaaaataaaataattgtaatagctagttaagaaattgtatattttgaatattttattcattataaagaacagatccggtcttaaaactattagaatctgaccttataaccataacaatttatcgcaataaaattttttaatttgacctcacaatataataccctgagaataaaaaaaataataataacataataaaataaagaaattcaaataattattaatggcgcccaaattaaaatctgattttatttaaaataaaatttataaaaataaacatgacacactatatatatatatatatatatatatatatatatatatatatatattgttatggtatttatagggtgtaatgtttatttttataaattttattttaaataaaatcagatttttaatttgggcgccattaataattatttgaatttctttattttattatgttattattttttttattctcagggtattatattgtgaggtcaaattaaaaaaattttattgcgataaattgttatggttataaggtcagattataatagttttaagaccgagtctgttctttataatgaataaaatattcaaaatatacaatttcttaattagctattacaattatctataatataaaaatgaatcgcaaaatgtgtgggtaagcgcataactcaacaacgcctggaccaatttggccaaatctttttttaaaatgttcgttgaagttcaaggatggtttttacggcgagaaaaattagaattattgctggaaaattcctaaaaatagctcttttctttttcccatacaaatgatttgtaactaaaacgtagtcaatttgagcactcactgttgtctaagcaatgtaggtgtgttcctaacgtcaaagatcatatctatcaaaacaatgtgtgtgtgtgtgcgttggagcacagaatacatagttggaggagtttaatgtcgcgttccgaaactcgcgtttcttttgtaaggtgtgttcctaacgtcaaagatcatatctatcaaaacaatgtgtgtgtgtgcgttggagcacagaatacatagttggaggagtttaatgtcgcgttccgaaactcgcgtttcttttgtattagtttcggcacgcgagataaaatgcagcagtttccacgtcattacatcagtcaaacaaaaatcgcgttagcaacgttttattatttttaatatccaaacaaaaacaattcgtacGGCTTAAAAGAATTTGACTTCaagtcatatcaaattaaaaaaaaaaaaagctaattaccgatctaatcgtactgcacaagaacgtgacgacggaaatgaacgtgaaagaattcggatatcacaaacgcgtgaagcgcgagcgcgacattcaactaataatcgcgcaagtttgaatcgagctgctttcagttacgatgtgtcaattgactacagtaactaccaatgtgttgttattggttctatgaactcggtttgctcacactgtaaggcattaaaatacaaaaacgaagccaatggattgtgttgcgcaaatggtaaagtgaaattgataccattggatccaccaccagaaccattgtactcattggtttcaggaataggaacggattctatacactttttgacacatattcaacaatataacaattgctttcaaatgacttcatttggggcaacaaatgtagttcggaaaaattttatgccaactttCAAGGTATGTATTATAGCAgttactaataattattttagcgaACAAAATTTTCTCTCACGAAATTAAGATGTGTCacttatcttcaatttcttaatcaTTACGAAATATATCACTTAGTCATCATATTATATGGTGATTCAGTTTCagtgacacttttattatattttatatatttgatagatattagttaaaactaaatatatactttttaagatcaaatattatttaagtttggTCACTGACAATCCATTAATTTATACCacaccataatatttttcttatttacagatACAAGGGCAAATATATCACAGAGCAGGTTCACTGTTACCAGTGTCAGATAGCGACAACAAATTcctgcaaatttattttatgggcaaTTCACCACAAGAAATTGATCTGCGTTGTGCACATAACAATTTAGTAAAGAGGTCTATTATAGAacaattacaaactttatttcatcaacacaatcaattgattatattgtttaaaactgCCCTGGATCTGATGCCATCcgataatcacaaaattgtaaTCAGAGCTGATAAAACACCTGCAGGTCAACATACAAGACGTTTTAATGCACCAACTATTGATGAAGTTGCTATCGTTGTAGTTGGAGAAAACTTGGAATCCcgtgatattgttttacatcgTCGGAATGATCAATTACAACGTATAAAGGAAACACACCGCTCATATGATGCACTGCAATATCCCATTATATTTTGGCAAGGTGAAGATGGCTacgatttctcaacaaaaatgataaatcccattacaggtaactaaaatattagtttagctATGGCGATAATATTTCAGTccttatattatgtattttaattttatatttgaatgttattaaaacaaaatctgtTTACAGGTTctgaaaccaacaaaaaagtCAGTTCAATGAACTATTATTCATACCGCCTAATGATTCgggaaaatgaagataatcacatattgaaatgtcggcgattatatcacaaatatgttgttggcatgtatgttaaaattgaaacggAGAGATTAACATTCATCAGGTTGAATCAAACCAAACTTCGATCTGAAGAGTATATTCACCTTCGAGATGCGATTAATACTGATGGAAATGCACAGAATGTCGGTCGGATGACTATTCTTCCAGCAACATACATCGGAAGCCCTCGGCATATGCACGAATATGCTCAAGATGCCATGTCGTATATTCGTCATTATGGTACAGCAGATTTGTTCATCACATTTACATGCAATCCGCAATGGATAGAAATCAAGCAGGAGTTATTCTCTGGGCAATCACCCATTGATCGTCATGATATTACAGCCAGAGTCTTTAGACAaaagttgaaatcattaatGGATTTCATCGTAAAACATAATGTGTTTGGTGAGACACGCTGCTGGATGTATTCTATGGAGTGGCAGAAACGAGGATTGCCACATGCACGTTGAATCTTGCCATTcagtgaaatcaattaaatacatttgcAAATATGTAACCAAAGGGAGTGATATGGCTGTGATTGGAATTGGTGCAGAGAATTCCAATGATGAAGTTACCCAATACCAAATGGGCCGCTATGTCAGTAGTAATGAAGCAGTTtggcgaatattttcttttcctattcatGAGAGACACCCTTCTGTTGTTCACTTAGCTgtgcatttagaaaatggacaaaGAGTGTATTTTACAACACAGATCGCAGTACAAAGAGCTGCTCAGCCACCATCTACTACATTAACCAGTTTTTTTGAGACATGCCAAAACGATGATTTCGCACAAACATTGCTATATTCtgaaatgccaaaatattataCCTGGAATCAATCCTCAAGGAGATTTATACGAcggaaacaaggaaaaccaGTTCCAGGATATACAGATGTATATTCCACCGATGCGATTGGCCGGATTTATTCAGTACATCCAAGCaatgataaatgtttttatttacgacTGCTATTAGTCAATGTACGTGGCGCAACATCATTCCAACAGTTACGAACTGTTGATGGTGAATTGTGTGGATCCTACAGAGAAGCCTGTCAACGTttgcaattacttgaaaatgacgctcattgggatcaaactctcaatgatgctgtaatatcatcacacgctcatcaaatacgaacattgttttctataatcatatctacatgcttcccatcaaacccaattgatttgtggatcaagtacaaagattatatgtgtgatgatattttgtatcaaatacggaatagaatgggaaatccaaatatacaaatcagtgaagaaatttacaatgaagcattgatttcaattgaggacatgtgcttgataatgtcaaacaaactattaattcaattaggccTGACCGCGCCCAATCGTCCAATGCATGACGCTTTTAACCAAGAGTTGCATCGAGAAAGACTGTATGATCTCAacgctttgaaagaattaattcaaacaaatcttccactgttaaatgaacaacagaagtatgtatttgaaactcttatgaaagtaacaaatgatgaaactggagggatttacttcttagatgcacctggtggtacaggaaaaacttttttgatttcattaatattagcaacaattcgctcacaaaataaaattgcacttgcactcgcttcgtcgggaatcgcagcaactttgcttgaaggtggtcgaacagcccattcagcactaaaattgccattaaatatgcaaagcaataaaactccaacctgtaacgtttcgaagaactctgcaatggcaaaggttttgcagcaatgtaaattgattgtttgggatgaatgcacgatggcacataaaaaatctttggaggctttagacagaaccttaaaagatctacggagcaataataaccgatttggtgatgcaatgattttattagcaggagattttcgtcaaacattgccagtgattccacgatcaacgccagctgatgaactcaatgcatgtctaaagtcctccaatttgtggaaacatgtcaaagtacttcatttaagcaagaatatgcgtgtcgagttgcaaaatgaccaatctggaaacatattctctaaacaactcattgacattggtaatggcaaattacctatagacatgttgactggctgcattaactttcctcaaagtttttgtcagttaactcaatcaaaagatgaacttattcagaaggtgtttccagatgtttctcaaaattacagaaaccatgATTGGTTGAGCAAACGAGCTATACTGGCTgcaaaaaacatagatgtaaatgaattaaatttcaaaattctagaacaaattacaggcgaattgaggatatataaatcagttgattcggctactaatcaagatgatgtagtcaactatccaccggaatttttaaactcgctggatttgccaggattgccacctcacaatcttcaattaaaggtcggatcggtggttataatgttgcgaaatatcaaccaaccgcgtctttgcaacggtacacggttagcgataaaaaaattactaaacaatgtgatagaagcaactatactcaaaggaaagtataaaggagaagatgttctcataccgcgcatcccaatgattccgactgatgtgccatttgagtttaaacgactacagtttccagtgcggcttgcttttgctatgactataaacaagtcccaggggcaatcattaagtgtttgtggtattaatctagaaaacccatgtttctcacatggtcaattgtatgttgcctgttcccgtgttggaaaaccatcagatttgtttatctatgcgccaggtaatcaaacaaaaaacatcgtataccacaaagcactacaatgataataataataattatttatgattcacatgattaacaataaagcgattacttacttttaaatccttatatatgttttatttaattattttttattcacaacgccctatcaccagggtgacggttctgttcaggagaattttttaaaatacgtaggcacaaaaactgccacattacaaatctttttgacaggacgaagtctgtcgggtcagctagttttattttacaaacattcattcattcattcatactc
The sequence above is drawn from the Diorhabda carinulata isolate Delta chromosome 6, icDioCari1.1, whole genome shotgun sequence genome and encodes:
- the LOC130895286 gene encoding uncharacterized protein LOC130895286, which encodes MTSFGATNVVRKNFMPTFKIQGQIYHRAGSLLPVSDSDNKFLQIYFMGNSPQEIDLRCAHNNLVKRSIIEQLQTLFHQHNQLIILFKTALDLMPSDNHKIVIRADKTPAGQHTRRFNAPTIDEVAIVVVGENLESRDIVLHRRNDQLQRIKETHRSYDALQYPIIFWQGEDGYDFSTKMINPITGSETNKKVSSMNYYSYHAINTDGNAQNVGRMTILPATYIGSPRHMHEYAQDAMSYIRHYGTADLFITFTCNPQWIEIKQELFSGQSPIDRHDITARVFRQKLKSLMDFIVKHNVFGETRCWMYSMEWQKRGLPHAR